From one Streptomyces sp. 846.5 genomic stretch:
- the yaaA gene encoding peroxide stress protein YaaA, with product MLVLLPPSEGKAAAGSGAPLALDGLVLPELGPARSRVLDALVTLCASGDEDRAAAVLGLSPGLRGEIARNAVLRTAPTLPAGELYTGVLYDALELSTLSPEAYARAERSLLVFSGLWGPVRISDRIPPYRCSGGLKLPPLGPLGSYWRRETAAAMQRAAGGGLVLDLRSSAYAALWRPQGEVAGRTATVRVLHEREVGGVLKRTVVSHFNKATKGRIVRELLESAAEPESPAELAEVLRELKYTVEAGAPAAGKAWTLDVVVSEL from the coding sequence GTGCTGGTGCTGTTGCCGCCGTCCGAGGGGAAGGCCGCCGCCGGTTCGGGGGCGCCGCTGGCGCTGGACGGGCTGGTCCTGCCGGAGCTCGGTCCGGCACGGAGCCGGGTGCTGGACGCGCTGGTCACGCTGTGTGCGAGCGGCGACGAGGACCGGGCGGCCGCCGTGCTGGGGCTCAGCCCGGGGCTGCGCGGGGAGATCGCCCGCAACGCGGTGCTGCGGACGGCCCCGACCCTGCCGGCCGGCGAGCTCTACACCGGCGTCCTCTACGACGCGCTGGAACTGTCGACGCTCAGCCCCGAGGCCTACGCCCGGGCCGAGCGCTCGCTGCTGGTGTTCTCCGGGCTCTGGGGCCCGGTCCGGATCAGTGACCGGATTCCGCCGTACCGCTGCTCGGGCGGGCTGAAGCTGCCCCCGCTCGGCCCGCTGGGCAGCTACTGGCGCAGGGAGACCGCGGCGGCGATGCAGCGCGCGGCCGGCGGCGGGCTGGTGCTGGACCTGCGGTCGTCGGCGTACGCGGCGCTGTGGCGGCCGCAGGGGGAGGTCGCCGGACGGACGGCCACGGTGCGGGTGCTGCACGAGCGCGAGGTGGGAGGCGTGCTCAAGCGAACGGTGGTGAGCCACTTCAACAAGGCGACAAAGGGACGAATCGTCAGAGAGCTTCTCGAGTCCGCCGCCGAGCCGGAGTCACCCGCCGAACTCGCCGAGGTACTACGGGAGTTGAAGTACACCGTGGAGGCCGGGGCGCCCGCGGCCGGGAAGGCCTGGACGCTTGACGTCGTCGTCAGCGAGCTGTGA
- a CDS encoding 6-carboxytetrahydropterin synthase gives MFSVTVRDHLMVAHSLRGEVFGPAQRLHGATYVVDATFERPELDGDGIVVDIALAAAELNELVGALSYQNLDERPEFEGINTTTEYLARVIADGLADRVKEGRLGDGATGLTGLQVQLRESHIAWAGYRRAL, from the coding sequence ATGTTCTCCGTCACCGTGCGCGACCACCTGATGGTCGCGCACAGCCTCCGCGGCGAGGTGTTCGGCCCGGCGCAGCGCCTGCACGGGGCGACCTACGTCGTCGACGCGACCTTCGAGCGCCCGGAGCTGGACGGTGACGGCATCGTCGTCGACATCGCGCTGGCAGCAGCCGAGTTGAACGAGCTGGTCGGCGCACTGTCCTACCAGAACCTCGACGAGCGGCCCGAGTTCGAGGGCATCAACACCACCACGGAGTACCTGGCCCGGGTGATCGCCGACGGGCTCGCGGATCGCGTCAAGGAGGGCCGACTCGGGGACGGGGCGACGGGACTGACGGGCCTTCAGGTGCAGTTGCGCGAGTCGCACATCGCCTGGGCGGGGTATCGCCGCGCGTTGTGA
- a CDS encoding C4-type zinc ribbon domain-containing protein, which translates to MNAAPADQIRLLDLQALDSRLDQLAHRSNTLPEHADIQQRSTDLTELRSLTVAAETQLSDTQRELVKAEQDVDQVRTRAARNQQRMDSGSVGSAKDLANLQHEVGALAKRQSDLEDVVLEIMERLETGQARVSEMTARRDDAQHSLAEAEARRDAAQAEIDAEAEKVTRERAAIAAVIPADLLKLYTRLRETQGGTGAARLYQRRCEGCRVEFATADLRTIRAAAPDEVVRCENCSRILIRTSDSGL; encoded by the coding sequence CTGAACGCCGCGCCCGCCGACCAGATCCGCCTGCTCGACCTGCAGGCCCTCGACTCCCGCCTGGACCAGCTCGCCCACCGCTCCAACACCCTTCCCGAGCACGCCGACATCCAGCAGCGCAGCACCGACCTCACCGAGCTGCGCTCCCTCACCGTCGCCGCCGAGACCCAGCTCAGCGACACCCAGCGCGAACTGGTCAAGGCCGAGCAGGACGTGGACCAGGTCCGCACCCGCGCCGCCCGCAACCAGCAGCGGATGGACTCCGGCTCGGTGGGCTCCGCCAAGGACCTCGCCAACCTCCAGCACGAGGTCGGCGCCCTGGCGAAGCGTCAGAGCGACCTGGAGGACGTCGTCCTGGAGATCATGGAGCGGCTGGAGACCGGGCAGGCCCGGGTCTCCGAGATGACCGCGCGCCGCGACGACGCCCAGCACAGCCTGGCCGAGGCCGAGGCCCGCCGGGACGCGGCCCAGGCCGAGATCGACGCCGAGGCCGAGAAGGTCACCAGGGAGCGCGCGGCCATCGCCGCCGTCATCCCCGCCGACCTGCTGAAGCTCTACACCCGGCTGCGCGAGACCCAGGGCGGAACCGGGGCGGCCCGGCTCTACCAGCGCCGCTGCGAGGGCTGCCGGGTCGAGTTCGCCACCGCCGACCTGCGCACCATCCGCGCCGCCGCGCCGGACGAGGTGGTCCGCTGCGAGAACTGCAGCCGCATCCTGATCCGCACCTCCGACTCCGGCCTCTAG
- a CDS encoding Nif3-like dinuclear metal center hexameric protein: MPNLSDVLSVFDELYPPARAESWDAVGLVCGDPEAEVGRVMFAVDPVAAVVDEALEWGADLLVTHHPLYLRGVTSVAATGFKGRVVHTLIRHGIALLTAHTNADSADPGVSDALAEAVGLRVTGPLIPDPTDPAGRRGTGRIGELPEPEPLAAFAARVAAGLPATVQGVRTAGDPDAPVRRVAVCGGSGDSFFDAVRAADVDAYLTADLRHHPVSEAREASPLALLDAAHWATEWPWLRSAERELLAAADKHGWTLDTRVSTQVTDAWTLHTPMPAAAPE, from the coding sequence GTGCCGAACCTTTCCGACGTCCTCAGCGTGTTCGACGAGCTCTACCCGCCCGCCAGGGCGGAGTCCTGGGACGCGGTCGGGCTGGTCTGCGGGGATCCGGAGGCCGAGGTGGGCCGGGTGATGTTCGCCGTGGACCCGGTCGCCGCAGTGGTCGACGAGGCCCTGGAGTGGGGCGCTGACCTGCTGGTCACCCACCATCCGCTGTATCTGCGCGGAGTCACCTCGGTCGCCGCCACCGGCTTCAAGGGCCGCGTCGTGCACACCCTGATCAGGCACGGGATCGCCCTGCTCACCGCCCACACCAACGCCGACTCCGCCGACCCCGGCGTCTCCGACGCCCTCGCCGAGGCGGTCGGCCTGCGCGTCACCGGACCGCTGATCCCCGACCCGACCGACCCGGCGGGCCGCCGGGGCACCGGACGGATCGGCGAGCTGCCCGAGCCCGAACCCCTCGCCGCCTTCGCCGCCCGGGTAGCCGCCGGGCTCCCCGCCACCGTCCAGGGCGTCCGCACCGCGGGCGACCCGGACGCGCCGGTGCGCCGGGTCGCCGTCTGCGGCGGCTCCGGCGACTCCTTCTTCGACGCGGTCCGCGCGGCCGACGTCGACGCCTATCTCACCGCCGACCTGCGGCACCACCCGGTCTCCGAGGCCCGCGAAGCCAGCCCGCTGGCGCTGCTGGACGCCGCCCACTGGGCCACCGAGTGGCCCTGGCTGCGCAGCGCCGAACGCGAGCTGCTGGCGGCCGCCGACAAGCACGGCTGGACGCTGGACACCCGGGTGTCCACGCAGGTCACCGACGCCTGGACGCTGCACACGCCGATGCCGGCCGCAGCCCCGGAATAG
- a CDS encoding type II toxin-antitoxin system death-on-curing family toxin: MIYLDLPELLVIVERVTGSRHAVRDFGLLQSSVERPKTDVFGVEAYPTLLEKAAALLHSLARNHAPVDGNKRTAWIAMRIMLRLNGVQLSAPVDDAEVFVNAVAVGELEVPEIAKQLQAWVIA; encoded by the coding sequence GTGATCTACCTCGATCTGCCCGAGCTCCTGGTGATCGTCGAGAGGGTCACCGGCTCGCGGCATGCCGTGCGTGACTTCGGCCTCCTGCAATCCTCGGTCGAGCGTCCGAAGACCGACGTGTTCGGCGTCGAGGCATACCCCACGTTGCTCGAGAAGGCTGCCGCGCTGCTGCACTCTCTGGCGCGCAATCACGCACCGGTGGACGGTAACAAGCGCACGGCATGGATTGCCATGCGGATCATGCTGCGGCTCAACGGTGTCCAGTTGAGTGCTCCGGTCGATGACGCCGAGGTGTTCGTGAACGCCGTCGCCGTGGGCGAGTTGGAGGTCCCCGAGATCGCCAAGCAGCTCCAGGCGTGGGTGATCGCCTGA
- a CDS encoding trypco2 family protein: MIELADLISQLRSELTTAMAAGAGEELQFSLGPVELEISVALQREAGAGGKVRFWVAEVGADAKHTRSETQLIRLKLEPQLVRDGVFVRPMLISGVDLDGED; the protein is encoded by the coding sequence ATGATCGAACTCGCGGATCTGATCAGTCAGTTGCGCTCGGAACTGACCACGGCCATGGCGGCCGGGGCCGGCGAGGAACTGCAGTTCAGCCTGGGTCCGGTCGAGCTTGAGATCTCCGTCGCCCTGCAGCGTGAGGCGGGCGCCGGCGGCAAGGTGCGCTTCTGGGTGGCGGAGGTCGGCGCGGACGCCAAGCACACCCGCAGCGAGACCCAGCTGATCCGCCTCAAGCTCGAGCCGCAGCTGGTCCGCGACGGTGTGTTCGTACGGCCGATGCTGATCTCCGGCGTCGACCTCGACGGCGAGGACTGA
- a CDS encoding VOC family protein, which produces MASIKKFQVTFDCADPERVARFWCEVLGYVVPPPPPGFADWDEFDRSLPPEHQGSAFACVDPSGEGPRLFFQRVPEGKVVKNRVHLDVRVGTGLVGEERLATLEAECARLLALGATCVQVLRADGFNESCIVMQDVEGNEFCLD; this is translated from the coding sequence ATGGCGTCGATCAAGAAGTTCCAGGTCACCTTCGACTGTGCAGACCCCGAGCGCGTCGCCCGCTTCTGGTGCGAGGTGCTGGGCTACGTCGTGCCGCCCCCGCCCCCGGGGTTCGCCGACTGGGACGAATTCGACCGCTCCCTCCCGCCCGAGCACCAGGGCTCGGCGTTCGCCTGCGTCGACCCCTCCGGCGAAGGCCCGCGACTGTTCTTCCAGCGCGTCCCCGAAGGCAAGGTCGTCAAGAACAGGGTGCACCTCGATGTCCGAGTCGGCACCGGCCTCGTGGGCGAGGAGCGCCTCGCCACCCTGGAGGCCGAATGCGCCCGCCTGCTCGCCCTCGGCGCGACCTGCGTCCAGGTCCTACGCGCCGACGGCTTCAACGAGTCGTGCATCGTGATGCAGGACGTCGAAGGCAACGAGTTCTGCCTCGACTGA
- a CDS encoding RNB domain-containing ribonuclease yields the protein MPRRHLNLRTAGTARIDSELAELRARMEIPDGWAPGVLAEVEQAVRTPRLPDQDATALPLFTVDPPDSRDLDQAMHLERRGSGFRVHYAIADVGAFVRPGGAIDAEARRRVETLYFPDLRVPLHPPQLSEGAASLLPGQDAPALLWQLDLDADGALVCADLRRALVRSRRKLDYAAVQRAIDSGTADEALALLGVIGPLREEREQDRGGISLPIPEQEIEPVDGGYALNYRAPRPADGWNAQISLLTGMAAAEMMLDGRVGLLRTLPAAPQSAHDRLHLTAAALGVDWPAGLPYPQLIRSLNPELPAHAAFLNECTGLLRGAAYTAFDGSAPPEPAHAAVAAPYAHCTAPLRRLADRFAGEVCVALAAGEPVPDWVRTALPEIPRLMETGDRRAHEVERACVDLVEAELLRGREGEVFDGVVVDVDERKQLTGTVQLRDPAVRARLTDDRPGATALPLGTPLRVRLTTVEPVSGTVRFAPA from the coding sequence ATGCCCCGCCGCCACCTCAACCTGCGCACCGCAGGCACCGCCCGGATCGACAGTGAGCTCGCCGAACTCCGGGCCAGGATGGAGATCCCGGACGGCTGGGCGCCGGGGGTCCTCGCGGAGGTCGAGCAGGCGGTCCGTACGCCCCGGCTTCCGGACCAGGACGCCACCGCGCTGCCGCTGTTCACCGTCGACCCGCCCGACTCGCGCGACCTCGACCAGGCCATGCACCTGGAGCGGCGCGGCAGCGGCTTCCGGGTGCACTACGCCATCGCGGACGTGGGCGCGTTCGTACGGCCCGGCGGGGCGATCGACGCCGAGGCCAGGCGTCGGGTGGAGACGCTCTACTTCCCCGACCTGCGCGTGCCGCTGCACCCGCCGCAGCTCTCCGAGGGCGCAGCCAGCCTGCTCCCGGGGCAGGACGCCCCGGCCCTGCTGTGGCAGCTGGACCTGGACGCCGACGGTGCGCTGGTCTGCGCGGACCTGCGTCGCGCCCTGGTCCGCAGCCGTCGCAAGCTCGACTACGCCGCCGTGCAGCGGGCCATCGACAGCGGCACCGCCGACGAGGCCCTCGCGCTGCTCGGGGTGATCGGGCCGCTGCGCGAGGAACGCGAGCAGGACCGGGGCGGCATCAGCCTGCCCATCCCCGAGCAGGAGATCGAGCCCGTCGACGGCGGCTACGCCCTCAACTACCGCGCCCCGCGCCCCGCCGACGGCTGGAACGCGCAGATCTCCCTGCTCACCGGCATGGCCGCGGCCGAGATGATGCTCGACGGCAGGGTCGGCCTGCTGCGTACCCTGCCGGCCGCGCCGCAGAGCGCGCACGACCGGCTGCACCTCACCGCCGCCGCGCTCGGCGTGGACTGGCCGGCCGGCCTCCCGTACCCACAGCTGATCCGCTCGCTCAACCCCGAGCTCCCGGCCCACGCCGCCTTCCTCAACGAGTGCACGGGCCTGCTGCGCGGCGCCGCGTACACCGCCTTCGACGGCTCCGCCCCGCCGGAGCCCGCCCACGCCGCCGTAGCCGCCCCGTACGCCCACTGCACCGCCCCGCTGCGCCGGCTGGCCGACCGCTTCGCGGGCGAGGTCTGCGTGGCGCTGGCGGCGGGCGAACCCGTACCGGACTGGGTGCGGACGGCGCTGCCGGAGATTCCCAGGCTGATGGAGACCGGCGACCGCCGTGCCCACGAGGTCGAGCGGGCCTGCGTCGACCTGGTCGAGGCGGAACTGCTGCGCGGCCGCGAGGGCGAGGTCTTCGACGGCGTAGTCGTCGACGTGGACGAGCGGAAACAGCTCACCGGCACCGTCCAGCTCCGCGACCCGGCCGTCCGCGCCCGCCTCACCGACGACCGCCCGGGCGCCACGGCCCTCCCACTGGGCACGCCGCTACGGGTCCGGCTGACCACCGTGGAGCCCGTCAGCGGTACGGTCCGCTTCGCGCCGGCGTGA
- a CDS encoding bifunctional RNase H/acid phosphatase: protein MASTRRFIIEADGGSRGNPGPAGYGAALRDGDTGELLAEAAEYIGVATNNVAEYRGLIAGLRAAHAIDPEATVEVRMDSKLVVEQMSGRWKIKHPDMRPLAAEAQAVFPPGRVRYQWMPRAQNKHADRLANEAMDAGQAGKQWVAKPLPLPQPTATPVLSEPLPEVPAAPVGWGAADLGTPTTLVLLRHGETALTPEKRFSGSGGGDPELSERGRVQADLVAAALAARGTVQAVVSSPLLRCRQTAQAAADRLGLEVRIEEGLRETDFGAFEGLTFAEAKERFPAELDAWLASADTAPPGGESFATVARRVAAARDKLLARYAGRTVLLVSHVTPVKTLVRLALGAPPESMFRMELSAASFSAIQYYGDGNASLRLLNDTAHLR from the coding sequence ATGGCGTCCACCCGACGGTTCATCATCGAGGCCGACGGCGGCTCCCGGGGCAACCCGGGGCCGGCCGGCTACGGCGCTGCCCTGCGCGACGGCGACACCGGCGAACTGCTGGCCGAGGCCGCCGAGTACATCGGCGTGGCCACCAACAACGTCGCCGAGTACCGAGGTCTGATCGCCGGGCTGCGGGCGGCCCACGCGATCGACCCGGAGGCGACGGTCGAGGTCCGGATGGACTCCAAGCTCGTCGTCGAGCAGATGTCGGGCCGCTGGAAGATCAAGCACCCGGACATGCGGCCACTGGCCGCCGAGGCCCAGGCGGTCTTCCCGCCCGGCCGGGTCCGCTACCAGTGGATGCCGCGCGCCCAGAACAAGCACGCGGACCGGCTGGCCAACGAGGCCATGGACGCTGGTCAGGCCGGGAAGCAGTGGGTCGCCAAACCGCTGCCGCTGCCGCAGCCGACGGCGACGCCGGTGCTCTCCGAACCGCTCCCGGAGGTCCCCGCCGCCCCGGTCGGCTGGGGCGCGGCCGACCTCGGCACCCCCACCACCCTGGTGCTGCTGCGCCACGGCGAGACCGCGCTCACCCCCGAGAAGCGGTTCTCCGGCAGCGGCGGCGGCGACCCCGAACTGTCCGAACGCGGCCGGGTCCAGGCCGACCTGGTGGCCGCGGCCCTCGCCGCGCGCGGCACCGTCCAGGCGGTCGTCAGCTCTCCGCTGCTGCGCTGTCGGCAGACCGCGCAGGCCGCGGCGGACCGGCTCGGCCTGGAGGTGCGCATCGAGGAGGGGCTGCGGGAGACCGACTTCGGGGCCTTCGAGGGGCTGACCTTCGCCGAGGCCAAGGAGCGCTTCCCCGCTGAACTGGACGCCTGGCTGGCCTCCGCCGACACGGCGCCCCCGGGCGGCGAGAGCTTCGCCACCGTCGCCCGCCGGGTCGCGGCCGCCCGCGACAAGCTGCTGGCCCGGTACGCGGGGCGGACCGTCCTGCTGGTCTCCCATGTCACGCCGGTGAAGACCCTGGTCAGGCTGGCCCTGGGGGCTCCGCCGGAGTCGATGTTCCGGATGGAGCTGTCGGCGGCCTCGTTCTCCGCGATCCAGTACTACGGGGACGGCAACGCGTCACTGCGGCTGCTCAACGACACCGCGCACCTGCGCTAG
- a CDS encoding ribbon-helix-helix protein, CopG family, producing MAMTLRLPEDDDRLLTERAKAEGRSKQELATEAIHVFVTRRTELFEDILDQVMTEDAELLERLA from the coding sequence ATGGCTATGACGCTGCGACTCCCCGAGGATGATGACCGGCTTCTGACCGAGCGCGCCAAGGCAGAAGGCCGCAGTAAGCAAGAGTTGGCTACCGAGGCGATCCATGTCTTCGTCACTCGTCGAACCGAGCTTTTCGAAGACATCCTCGACCAAGTGATGACGGAGGATGCGGAGCTGTTGGAGCGTCTCGCGTGA
- a CDS encoding Uma2 family endonuclease, with translation MTVGHEEFTYRELFDILGTFEAPPGFKAELVRGEIVLSPHGRVHNEIILAGWEAARSAGLPHWRVVSHVLTPFPRTWSGFCPDVSILRSSASWTARPLPRSEIAGAIEVVSADPGERYYGIKVQEYAAAGIDAYLIADPYKGLCTLFTGPENGAYPEPETYPFGATVTFTADGTEFVLDTSDWPRIG, from the coding sequence ATGACGGTTGGGCACGAGGAGTTCACCTACAGGGAACTGTTCGACATTCTTGGCACTTTCGAAGCTCCCCCTGGTTTCAAGGCCGAACTGGTACGTGGGGAGATCGTCCTGTCACCTCACGGGCGTGTGCACAACGAGATCATCCTGGCGGGGTGGGAAGCGGCCCGGTCCGCCGGACTTCCACACTGGCGGGTCGTGTCGCACGTGCTGACACCGTTTCCCCGCACCTGGAGCGGCTTCTGCCCCGACGTCTCGATCCTCCGGAGCAGCGCCTCTTGGACAGCCAGGCCATTGCCCCGAAGCGAGATCGCCGGGGCCATCGAGGTCGTGTCCGCCGACCCCGGGGAGAGGTACTACGGCATCAAAGTCCAGGAGTACGCAGCAGCGGGAATTGATGCCTACCTGATCGCCGACCCCTACAAGGGCCTGTGCACGCTGTTCACCGGGCCGGAGAACGGGGCGTACCCGGAACCCGAGACCTACCCCTTCGGCGCGACGGTGACCTTCACCGCTGACGGCACCGAATTCGTTCTCGACACCTCCGACTGGCCCCGGATCGGCTAG
- a CDS encoding trypsin-like peptidase domain-containing protein, translating to MATRAELDAVGVAGLDPVRIAEVIVVTAAGRQRGSGYLVAAGTVLTAAHVVAEAQQVTVRCAADRPGEWSAPASVAWLDRENDLAVLSVPTVPTAPAASAAPAAMFGRVSDEKHEVVAAHAGGFPLWKQRTRSGGRRFREIVVADGRIAVLSNLREGMLELVVTPSGEDPDPTLSPWAGMSGAALWVGDRIVGVVAEHHRHEGLGRLSAVRLDAALAKMDGGTRSWLLTLLSLPQGTRLPLVGTAMTSQPEPRVRVVGIPVAYGIELFKNRAKERNEIAARLADPAVRLVTVTGRRGVGKSALAAKMMDQLDRGEWLGPTPGPVPFGLVNLSTRTTGITLQRVYFDCARLLGPAAEERLTERWLAGGSAQEHLAALSSAIDDRLIILLMDNVEDLLDDDGTVVDQEFADILDWLLRAHRATPKLLITSQVPLRLRPEQQRYSATVLIAEGLGPEEAVELLRELDQGGRLGIAGLSDSELLNAAVRVHGIPRALELLVGAVADDDSLVLPTLREVVQSFILRADVVEELAEDRYKRLDLPARTVLQVLAALRTAARYTALEEILAGPAPELPVAAVLRALARVHLVTVDREHGVVSLHPLDAEIAYRGMSESGPLGRQAMERRIADWYAGQTKTAEDWRHPDDLTAHRKQFEHLVRAGDHDDAARVLIAISEWLVWHGSVLTAVAMHLEVDGRIVEERLRLAHLTGYAHARLSAGPIEQAVQLFEQAVTLAEALDERTVLQYALFGLGDAHRQAGRPAAAIGPIARAAELAHEAGDGEREMHALLSLSLTHSYLRDGATALEVADRLALLAAGAGPADSGGGPLARARAGNARTIALLTLQHWDETVDSAVATVRDYRAAGSREAVAYALNAQGIALLALGALERAVPVLEEACQEASLMENPRTEGVCLLNLAWAYWCDGRPQQSADRAERAVAAFGGAGAAEASAAGELAAAARALTDSPADAAAALRRAATALDGNAEIIDAAWLLAAADGLDH from the coding sequence GTGGCCACCCGGGCAGAGTTGGACGCCGTCGGGGTTGCGGGCCTCGACCCTGTGCGCATCGCCGAGGTAATCGTGGTGACAGCCGCCGGGCGGCAGCGCGGCTCCGGCTATCTGGTCGCCGCCGGTACGGTGCTCACCGCCGCGCATGTGGTGGCGGAGGCGCAGCAGGTGACGGTGCGGTGCGCAGCCGACCGCCCCGGCGAGTGGTCCGCTCCGGCGTCCGTGGCCTGGCTCGACCGGGAGAACGACCTTGCCGTGCTGAGCGTGCCCACAGTGCCGACCGCGCCGGCCGCCTCCGCCGCGCCTGCTGCCATGTTCGGCCGGGTGTCGGACGAGAAGCACGAGGTGGTCGCGGCGCACGCCGGCGGCTTCCCGTTGTGGAAGCAGCGAACCAGGAGCGGCGGCCGGCGGTTCCGTGAGATCGTCGTCGCGGACGGTCGGATCGCGGTGCTGTCCAACCTTCGCGAGGGCATGCTGGAGCTGGTGGTGACGCCGTCCGGCGAGGACCCGGATCCGACGCTTTCCCCATGGGCAGGCATGTCCGGCGCCGCCTTGTGGGTGGGTGACCGCATCGTGGGCGTGGTCGCGGAGCACCACCGCCACGAGGGGCTGGGTCGGCTCAGCGCGGTCCGGCTGGACGCGGCGCTGGCGAAGATGGACGGCGGGACGCGGAGCTGGCTGCTGACGCTGCTCTCCCTCCCGCAGGGGACGAGGCTGCCGCTGGTGGGCACCGCCATGACGTCCCAACCGGAGCCGCGGGTGCGGGTGGTGGGCATACCGGTGGCGTACGGCATCGAGCTGTTCAAGAACCGGGCGAAGGAACGCAACGAGATCGCCGCGCGGCTCGCCGATCCGGCGGTGCGGCTGGTCACGGTCACCGGACGGCGCGGCGTCGGCAAGAGCGCGCTGGCAGCGAAGATGATGGACCAACTGGACCGGGGGGAGTGGCTGGGGCCGACACCCGGCCCGGTGCCGTTCGGCCTGGTCAACCTCTCCACCCGGACGACGGGAATTACCCTTCAGCGCGTCTACTTCGACTGCGCCAGACTGCTCGGCCCGGCAGCGGAGGAACGGCTGACGGAGCGATGGCTGGCCGGAGGCAGTGCGCAGGAGCACCTGGCCGCGCTCAGCAGCGCCATCGACGATCGGCTGATCATCCTGCTGATGGACAACGTGGAGGACCTGCTCGACGACGACGGCACCGTGGTGGACCAGGAGTTCGCCGACATCCTCGACTGGCTGCTCCGGGCCCACCGGGCCACCCCCAAACTGCTGATCACCAGTCAGGTCCCGCTGCGGCTGCGGCCGGAGCAGCAGCGTTACAGCGCCACCGTACTGATCGCCGAGGGTCTGGGGCCCGAAGAGGCCGTCGAGCTGCTGCGCGAACTCGACCAGGGCGGCCGGCTCGGCATCGCCGGACTCTCCGACAGTGAGCTGCTGAACGCGGCGGTCCGGGTGCACGGCATCCCCCGGGCGCTGGAACTGCTGGTCGGCGCGGTGGCCGATGACGACTCGTTGGTCCTGCCCACGCTGCGCGAGGTGGTGCAGAGTTTCATCCTCCGCGCGGATGTGGTGGAGGAACTCGCCGAGGACCGCTACAAGCGCCTGGACCTGCCGGCCCGCACGGTGCTGCAAGTCCTCGCGGCGCTGCGAACTGCCGCCCGCTACACCGCCCTTGAGGAGATCCTGGCCGGCCCGGCCCCGGAGCTGCCGGTCGCCGCCGTCCTCCGGGCCCTGGCCCGGGTGCACCTGGTGACGGTGGACCGGGAGCACGGAGTCGTCTCGCTCCACCCCCTGGACGCCGAGATCGCCTACCGTGGGATGAGTGAAAGCGGGCCGCTGGGGAGGCAGGCCATGGAGCGGCGCATCGCCGACTGGTACGCGGGGCAGACCAAAACGGCCGAGGACTGGCGCCACCCGGACGACCTGACGGCGCATCGCAAGCAGTTCGAGCACCTGGTCCGGGCCGGCGACCACGACGACGCCGCACGCGTCCTGATCGCCATCAGCGAATGGCTGGTCTGGCACGGTTCGGTGCTCACCGCCGTTGCCATGCACCTTGAGGTGGACGGCCGGATCGTCGAGGAGCGGCTGCGCCTGGCCCACCTCACCGGCTACGCCCACGCCCGGCTCTCCGCCGGGCCGATCGAGCAGGCAGTCCAGCTGTTCGAGCAGGCGGTGACGCTGGCCGAGGCCCTCGACGAACGCACCGTGCTGCAGTACGCCCTGTTCGGCCTGGGCGACGCACACCGTCAGGCCGGACGTCCGGCTGCCGCGATCGGCCCGATCGCCCGTGCCGCCGAACTGGCGCACGAGGCGGGCGACGGCGAACGCGAGATGCATGCGCTGCTCTCGCTCAGCCTGACCCACAGCTATCTGCGCGACGGCGCCACCGCACTGGAGGTCGCCGACCGACTCGCCCTGCTGGCCGCCGGTGCCGGTCCTGCGGACAGCGGCGGCGGTCCGCTCGCCCGCGCCCGGGCCGGGAACGCCCGCACCATCGCCCTGCTGACCCTGCAGCATTGGGACGAGACGGTGGACTCGGCCGTCGCGACGGTCCGCGACTACCGGGCGGCCGGCAGCAGGGAAGCCGTCGCCTACGCCCTGAACGCCCAGGGCATCGCCCTGCTGGCGCTGGGCGCACTGGAGCGCGCCGTGCCGGTGTTGGAGGAGGCGTGCCAGGAGGCCTCGCTGATGGAGAATCCGCGCACGGAAGGCGTCTGTCTGCTGAACCTGGCCTGGGCGTACTGGTGCGACGGCCGACCGCAGCAGTCCGCCGACCGTGCGGAGCGGGCCGTCGCCGCGTTCGGCGGCGCCGGCGCGGCGGAGGCGTCCGCAGCCGGTGAACTGGCCGCGGCGGCCCGTGCGCTGACCGACTCGCCCGCGGACGCTGCGGCAGCGCTGCGCCGTGCCGCTACGGCGTTGGACGGCAACGCCGAGATCATCGACGCCGCCTGGCTGCTCGCAGCAGCCGACGGCCTTGACCACTGA